One genomic region from Terriglobus aquaticus encodes:
- a CDS encoding spore photoproduct lyase family protein codes for MATVALPVLQDAACSTETDPKQEISAADAALAEGRLWRPRRVFITPDAYALPHGRAMLERAENFGAEVIRLKQNRLTGLSGEDERKAYALAKTSLAIVVSPPSARKLQPIPPSADWQFHLAQGCPAHCQYCYLAGSLSGPPITRVYANLDEILENLRGYAGTGKVTSTSAERAHEGTTFEASCYTDPLGIEHLTGGLQQTVRFFGQWDAPVQLRFTTKFAAVGPLLGLEHRRRTRVRFSLNAASVSRDFEGGTATVAQRIRALRRMALAGYPVGLTVAPIMPVEGWQTEYSTLFADVGAALDGVDAVDLTVELITHRFTAGSREVLLGWYPKTTLDLEKENRSEKRNKFGGFKYVYPRDRMSEMRSWFDEAVVRFLPYARTLYWT; via the coding sequence ATGGCAACCGTCGCGCTGCCCGTGTTGCAGGACGCCGCGTGCAGCACGGAGACCGATCCGAAACAGGAGATCTCCGCGGCCGACGCGGCGCTCGCGGAAGGTCGCCTGTGGCGTCCGCGCCGCGTCTTCATCACGCCCGATGCCTACGCCTTGCCGCACGGACGGGCCATGCTGGAACGCGCGGAAAACTTTGGCGCGGAGGTAATCCGGCTGAAGCAGAACCGCTTGACCGGTCTGAGCGGAGAGGACGAGCGCAAGGCCTACGCGCTTGCGAAGACCAGCCTGGCGATCGTCGTCTCGCCGCCCAGCGCGCGCAAGCTGCAGCCCATCCCGCCCTCGGCCGACTGGCAATTTCACCTCGCACAGGGATGCCCGGCGCACTGCCAGTACTGCTACCTGGCCGGATCGCTCAGCGGTCCGCCGATCACGCGTGTCTACGCCAACCTCGACGAAATTCTTGAGAACCTGCGCGGCTATGCCGGCACCGGAAAGGTGACGTCTACCTCGGCGGAGCGCGCCCACGAGGGCACAACCTTCGAAGCGTCCTGCTACACCGACCCGCTCGGCATTGAGCACCTGACCGGTGGCCTTCAGCAGACAGTTCGCTTCTTTGGCCAGTGGGACGCGCCGGTGCAGTTGCGGTTCACGACCAAGTTTGCGGCCGTTGGCCCCCTTCTGGGCCTGGAACATCGGCGGCGCACGCGGGTGCGATTCAGCCTGAACGCGGCCAGCGTCTCACGCGATTTTGAGGGTGGCACCGCAACGGTGGCCCAGCGTATTCGGGCGCTGCGGCGCATGGCGCTGGCGGGGTACCCGGTCGGACTGACAGTGGCGCCGATCATGCCGGTCGAGGGTTGGCAGACGGAGTACAGCACCCTCTTCGCCGATGTTGGAGCCGCGCTGGACGGGGTAGACGCTGTCGATCTGACGGTCGAGCTGATTACACACCGCTTCACCGCCGGTTCGCGCGAGGTGCTGCTGGGCTGGTATCCCAAAACGACCCTGGACCTCGAAAAGGAAAACCGCAGCGAAAAGCGGAACAAGTTCGGCGGCTTCAAATACGTGTATCCGCGCGACCGCATGTCCGAGATGCGCAGCTGGTTTGACGAGGCCGTCGTACGGTTTCTACCATACGCAAGAACGCTGTATTGGACGTGA